A single window of Gemmatimonadota bacterium DNA harbors:
- a CDS encoding sulfatase-like hydrolase/transferase, whose amino-acid sequence MRGPALAAAVLAAGLLLVPACSGPDGPRGVVLITIDTCRADRIGCHGGRVRTPAIDSIGESGTVFLQATATAPLTLPSHGSILTGLYPLRHTVRDNGAGRIPEDAVTLPEVLRDAGWNTAAFVAAYPVAGEFGTSQGFARFDDDFTGNAAGAATGGSREIAERLFYDERNADDVVDAAIPWLEEAVRGPAPFLLWLHFFDPHAVYQPPPRQASVYGGGSYEGEVAFVDEQIGRVLEVLQPVRDQTVVCVTADHGESLGEHEETTHGLFVYESTLHVPWVMEGPGVPAGVRVEDPVSLVQVLPTVLDAVAVEAPPGMDGQSALPLARGEASGPESVFGESLYPLLHFDWAALRSVRRGRWKLIDAPRPELFDLASDPGETVNLADDHPERVREMRAELERHHSRGPALGGTAPAIDDEARRRLEGLGYVGGGGSYAADGDSDPWNAGGEDPRDMVGVFNGLQEIPTLMMNGRFDEAGALLAELRVADPENLTILRKAALLERTRENWEEARRLCEEVLQRDPEDARTRRNMAFVARQAGDLSGAERIYRDMAARDSTDADAWALLGSLLSEAGRHDEAVRSLARACRLNEADAVLRTEHARALEEDGRVEEALAAYDGALALDAALPGAINGKALLLSHTGRAEEAARLLTEGVEGRGLGQDVEVLNNLAWILADRGIDPARGFAMARRARGLSPEDPAVLDTFGWAAIQAGEPGVAVDALKKAWRATQDAEVRAHLGIALARTGREKEGRGHLRAAFAERPGLADKPGLREWTTP is encoded by the coding sequence TTGCGCGGTCCGGCTCTTGCGGCCGCGGTTCTCGCGGCGGGCCTCCTTCTGGTTCCCGCGTGTTCCGGCCCGGATGGTCCCCGGGGCGTGGTGCTCATTACGATCGATACCTGCCGAGCGGATCGGATCGGGTGTCACGGCGGGCGCGTTCGGACGCCTGCCATCGATTCCATCGGGGAGTCGGGAACGGTCTTCCTTCAGGCCACCGCCACCGCTCCGCTGACGCTCCCGTCGCACGGTTCCATACTGACCGGGCTCTACCCGCTCCGGCACACCGTTCGTGACAACGGGGCCGGGCGCATCCCGGAGGATGCCGTCACGCTCCCGGAGGTGCTGCGCGATGCGGGGTGGAATACCGCGGCATTCGTGGCGGCCTATCCTGTGGCGGGGGAGTTCGGGACTTCGCAGGGTTTCGCCCGATTCGATGACGACTTCACCGGCAACGCCGCCGGAGCTGCCACCGGAGGCTCGCGGGAGATCGCGGAGCGGTTGTTCTATGACGAGCGCAATGCGGACGATGTCGTGGACGCCGCCATCCCCTGGCTGGAAGAAGCGGTGCGCGGCCCGGCACCCTTCCTGCTGTGGCTGCACTTCTTCGATCCTCACGCTGTGTACCAGCCGCCGCCCCGGCAGGCATCCGTCTACGGGGGCGGTTCCTACGAGGGCGAGGTGGCGTTTGTAGACGAGCAGATCGGGCGCGTGCTGGAGGTTCTCCAGCCGGTTCGGGACCAGACGGTGGTGTGCGTCACTGCGGACCATGGGGAGTCGCTGGGCGAGCACGAAGAGACGACACACGGGCTCTTCGTGTATGAGTCCACGCTCCATGTCCCCTGGGTGATGGAGGGTCCGGGTGTTCCCGCCGGAGTGCGCGTGGAGGATCCGGTCTCCCTGGTGCAGGTTCTGCCGACCGTGCTGGATGCGGTTGCGGTCGAGGCTCCCCCCGGAATGGACGGGCAAAGCGCACTTCCTCTGGCGCGGGGAGAGGCGTCCGGTCCTGAGAGCGTGTTCGGAGAATCGCTCTATCCGCTTCTCCACTTCGACTGGGCGGCGCTGCGGTCCGTGCGGCGCGGTCGCTGGAAGCTGATCGATGCTCCGCGCCCGGAGCTGTTCGATCTGGCTTCCGATCCCGGGGAGACCGTGAACCTCGCGGACGATCATCCGGAACGGGTGCGGGAGATGCGCGCCGAACTGGAGCGGCATCATTCCCGCGGACCTGCGCTCGGGGGGACGGCGCCCGCCATCGACGACGAGGCCCGCCGCCGCCTCGAAGGATTGGGATATGTCGGCGGCGGCGGGAGTTATGCGGCGGACGGCGACTCGGATCCGTGGAATGCGGGCGGGGAAGACCCGCGGGACATGGTGGGTGTCTTCAACGGGCTTCAGGAGATTCCCACGCTCATGATGAACGGTCGCTTCGACGAAGCGGGGGCTCTGCTTGCGGAACTGCGCGTGGCGGATCCGGAGAATCTCACCATCCTGCGGAAAGCGGCGCTTCTGGAGCGAACCCGGGAGAACTGGGAAGAGGCACGCCGTCTGTGTGAGGAAGTTCTCCAGCGGGATCCGGAGGATGCCCGGACCAGGCGGAACATGGCGTTCGTGGCGCGGCAGGCCGGAGATCTGAGCGGAGCCGAGAGGATCTACCGCGACATGGCGGCGCGGGATTCCACGGATGCGGATGCGTGGGCGCTCCTGGGGTCGCTTCTGTCGGAAGCGGGCCGGCACGACGAGGCTGTTCGGTCGCTGGCGCGAGCGTGCCGTCTGAATGAGGCCGACGCCGTTCTTCGCACAGAGCATGCACGCGCACTGGAAGAAGACGGTCGGGTGGAGGAAGCGCTCGCCGCATACGACGGCGCGCTCGCGCTGGATGCGGCGCTGCCCGGGGCGATCAACGGGAAGGCGCTGCTCCTTTCGCATACGGGACGCGCGGAGGAGGCGGCCCGTCTTCTGACGGAGGGCGTGGAGGGGCGCGGTCTCGGGCAGGATGTCGAAGTGCTGAACAACCTCGCCTGGATTCTCGCGGATCGGGGGATCGACCCCGCGCGGGGGTTCGCCATGGCTCGTCGTGCGCGGGGGCTTTCGCCGGAAGATCCCGCCGTGCTCGACACATTCGGCTGGGCCGCGATACAGGCGGGGGAGCCCGGAGTCGCCGTGGATGCGCTGAAGAAGGCCTGGCGCGCCACGCAGGACGCCGAAGTGCGCGCGCATCTGGGGATTGCGCTGGCCCGGACGGGTCGTGAGAAGGAGGGGCGCGGCCACCTGCGCGCGGCGTTCGCCGAGCGGCCGGGCCTGGCCGACAAGCCGGGGCTTCGGGAGTGGACTACCCCGTAA
- a CDS encoding right-handed parallel beta-helix repeat-containing protein → MRVTRLALLGALISVWAGPVHAAVLRVPADHGSIQEGVVAAAVGDTVLVAPGEYTELIMMKGGVVLKSEAGPDSTVLLSPGLGESPKDERLLEVQEDADRSTVIEGFTLDHAGTMGTAIHVEGGSPTIRGNVFRGFGWGIHLRHSKALITDNLLDEITTFGILIFASSPEVYRNTIRNCNLRAIDVSGRKSHPVIGGSSENGNHIHGNNISLMNSSRNDIDATWNDWGWDTALEMERKGYPADITDIIDGNDRAASHRGRGKVDYRNWVVPDTSGDAASGGGKGLVIVGVALAGLALGAVLSARRRRKAG, encoded by the coding sequence ATGCGTGTGACTCGTTTGGCTCTATTGGGGGCGCTGATCTCAGTCTGGGCCGGGCCGGTCCATGCCGCGGTTCTTCGCGTCCCGGCTGATCACGGTTCGATCCAGGAAGGCGTGGTTGCGGCTGCCGTCGGAGACACGGTGCTGGTGGCCCCCGGGGAATACACGGAACTCATCATGATGAAGGGCGGGGTCGTGTTGAAGTCGGAGGCCGGGCCGGACTCCACGGTGCTTCTGAGTCCGGGGTTGGGAGAGTCCCCGAAGGACGAGCGGCTGCTGGAAGTTCAGGAGGACGCGGATCGCTCCACGGTGATCGAAGGATTCACGCTGGATCACGCGGGGACCATGGGCACCGCAATCCATGTCGAAGGCGGAAGTCCGACGATTCGCGGAAATGTCTTCCGCGGCTTCGGCTGGGGAATCCACCTGCGTCACTCCAAGGCGCTGATCACCGACAACCTGCTCGATGAGATCACGACCTTCGGCATTCTGATCTTCGCGTCGTCCCCGGAGGTCTATCGCAACACCATCCGAAACTGCAATCTGCGTGCGATCGATGTCTCCGGACGAAAGAGCCACCCCGTAATCGGGGGGAGTTCGGAGAACGGGAATCACATTCACGGGAACAACATTTCGCTGATGAACTCTTCGCGCAATGACATCGATGCCACCTGGAATGACTGGGGATGGGACACGGCGCTGGAGATGGAGCGAAAAGGGTATCCGGCGGACATCACCGACATCATCGACGGCAATGACCGCGCGGCTTCCCACCGTGGACGCGGCAAGGTGGACTACCGGAACTGGGTGGTGCCGGACACTTCCGGGGACGCAGCGTCCGGCGGGGGGAAAGGCCTTGTGATCGTCGGCGTGGCCCTTGCCGGTCTGGCACTGGGGGCGGTGCTCTCCGCGCGTCGGCGTCGGAAGGCGGGCTGA
- a CDS encoding tetratricopeptide repeat protein: protein MKVRPSFPVILIGVTVLFRLVYLLQIRGNPFFDHPIMDEAYHDLWAREIASGDLTGRIPFFRAPFYPALLGLIYRVVGSEPLVVRAVHLAWGVATPLLVLRLGHLLLPRPAWAARAAALLVAFDGVLVHFEGDLLLESLLAPLAAALALLLARAVLEPTPRRWLGVGLCLGLFAITRPNILAFAPFAFLFAGISGEGGFRRFRPALRRSFALTLGVLLPVLPITALNGFVGGDRVLVSSQAGFNFFLGNNAEANGWSATAPSLLRTDWWGGYEDSIRIPEEETGRSLRPSEVSGYWFRRSLDWWRTEPRAALGLTVRKILLLFTGTELANNRNLELFLREYAPLSAWSLGLAWILFPLAVVGAVRLVRRREGSIVARPVVVMAGVYALTIAAFFVTARYRVPLRPLAALFAVAGAIGLWEGLRSRSVAGLLPWVAFAGVLVAANGNSTVREVRAGLSPGQFFQSAAEVQAETGDFSRAAALQRRALEEDRALPDGFMNLGALLQQAGDPTGAIVAFRAEAARNPGNGRNLASLARVLDRQGEHEEAERIYAAAERTGWEDPPALFGHALVLDRMGRTDEAAELYRKVVELDPSHADAWNSLGVAEARAGRLEEAMALWNRALEAQPGFPRALDNLERARRRLEAPTR, encoded by the coding sequence ATGAAAGTTCGCCCCTCGTTTCCGGTGATTCTGATCGGAGTGACCGTTCTCTTTCGTCTGGTCTACCTCCTGCAGATTCGTGGAAACCCCTTCTTCGATCATCCGATCATGGATGAAGCCTACCATGACCTCTGGGCGCGGGAGATCGCGTCGGGGGATCTGACCGGCCGAATCCCCTTCTTCCGTGCGCCGTTTTATCCCGCGCTGCTCGGGTTGATCTACCGCGTGGTCGGTTCGGAACCCCTCGTGGTTCGCGCAGTGCACCTGGCGTGGGGCGTGGCGACTCCTCTGCTGGTGCTCCGTCTGGGTCACCTGTTACTGCCGCGCCCCGCGTGGGCGGCTCGGGCGGCGGCTCTCCTGGTCGCGTTCGACGGGGTGCTCGTGCACTTTGAAGGAGACCTGCTGCTGGAGTCCCTCCTTGCTCCGCTGGCGGCTGCGCTGGCGCTCCTGCTTGCCCGGGCTGTGCTGGAGCCGACGCCGCGTCGCTGGCTTGGCGTCGGCCTCTGCCTGGGGCTCTTCGCGATCACCCGCCCGAATATCCTGGCGTTCGCGCCGTTCGCGTTCCTGTTCGCCGGGATCAGCGGGGAAGGTGGATTCCGTCGCTTCCGGCCCGCTCTCCGGCGGAGTTTCGCGCTGACGCTGGGGGTCCTGCTGCCGGTGTTGCCGATCACCGCGCTGAACGGGTTTGTCGGGGGGGACCGTGTTCTGGTTTCGTCGCAGGCGGGGTTCAACTTCTTCCTCGGGAACAACGCGGAAGCGAATGGCTGGTCGGCCACGGCCCCGTCCCTGCTGCGCACAGACTGGTGGGGTGGTTACGAAGATTCGATCCGGATTCCAGAGGAAGAGACCGGGCGCTCGCTCCGCCCGTCGGAAGTGTCGGGATACTGGTTCAGGAGGTCACTGGACTGGTGGCGCACCGAACCCCGTGCAGCGCTGGGACTCACGGTCAGGAAGATCCTCCTCCTTTTCACCGGGACGGAACTGGCAAACAACCGGAATCTGGAGCTGTTCCTGCGCGAGTACGCGCCCCTGAGTGCGTGGTCCCTCGGCCTCGCATGGATTCTCTTCCCGCTGGCCGTCGTGGGGGCGGTGCGCCTGGTGCGCCGCCGGGAGGGAAGCATCGTTGCGCGCCCGGTGGTCGTCATGGCGGGAGTGTATGCGCTGACGATCGCCGCGTTCTTCGTGACCGCGCGCTACCGGGTTCCTCTGCGTCCGCTGGCTGCACTCTTCGCGGTGGCGGGAGCCATCGGTCTGTGGGAAGGTCTCCGATCGCGGTCAGTGGCTGGCCTCCTGCCGTGGGTTGCCTTCGCGGGAGTGCTCGTGGCTGCCAACGGGAACTCGACCGTCCGCGAGGTTCGAGCCGGTCTCTCGCCGGGGCAGTTCTTCCAGTCGGCCGCGGAGGTTCAGGCGGAAACCGGCGACTTCTCCCGGGCGGCGGCCCTGCAGCGTCGCGCACTGGAAGAAGACCGCGCGCTTCCGGACGGCTTCATGAATCTGGGGGCGCTCCTGCAGCAGGCGGGGGATCCCACGGGCGCCATCGTCGCCTTTCGGGCGGAGGCTGCGCGGAATCCGGGAAATGGAAGGAACCTGGCGTCCCTGGCGCGGGTACTGGATCGTCAGGGGGAGCACGAGGAGGCGGAACGGATCTACGCGGCTGCGGAACGCACGGGCTGGGAGGATCCGCCTGCGCTCTTCGGGCACGCACTGGTACTCGACAGAATGGGCCGGACCGACGAGGCTGCCGAACTCTATCGAAAGGTCGTGGAGCTGGATCCGTCCCACGCGGATGCCTGGAACAGCCTTGGCGTGGCGGAAGCTCGCGCGGGCAGGCTCGAGGAAGCAATGGCACTCTGGAACCGGGCGCTGGAAGCGCAACCCGGATTCCCGAGAGCACTGGACAATCTGGAACGGGCCCGCCGTCGGCTGGAGGCCCCAACGCGATGA
- a CDS encoding sulfatase-like hydrolase/transferase produces MRYPLVLSALLTAGLLAGCGLRSSSEPGPFPTLLVTIDTLPANRVGCYGSPSARTPFLDRMARTGLQAVRAISPAPITLPSHSTVLTGMVPPWHGVRENGIFRLEDSLSTIPELLPEDVATGAFVGSVVLAEKYNLSQGFDTYNDDFSGTDATGEGHLERTAGEVFSAASDWLAGFDPDDRIFLWTHVFDPHYPYRAPAPWPGTALEAYDAEVAYTDHQLGRFLRSLGDGNPSRLPLVLVTADHGESLGGHGELTHSLFVYDDTQHIPLLVTGTAAGPQRLDPSLRSLLDVPATLLDFFDGSPPDARRTGESLFRPALSETAYVETLHTELYRGWSPLYGVRTPDWKYIRAPRPELYDLCTDPGETVNLHAERPEIVGALSSALDRILLREVPVHALAPETEAMAELRSLGYVATVRPGRRARRLEGAKDPKDGVKGSVALFRGEQAILDGDLVRAERYFTQTIRLDPECKEAHSFLAGVYFTWGRYPLAADYARRALELPPDMMEAPIYATLGEIYLAMGRPKDAVAPLKKAVQLAPRSERNRNLLAEAERAPR; encoded by the coding sequence GTGCGATACCCTCTCGTCCTTTCCGCACTGCTGACCGCGGGTCTCCTGGCAGGGTGCGGACTCCGCTCTTCGTCCGAACCCGGGCCGTTTCCCACACTGCTCGTGACGATCGACACGCTCCCCGCGAACCGCGTGGGCTGCTACGGGTCTCCTTCCGCGCGCACTCCCTTTCTCGACCGAATGGCGCGCACCGGGTTGCAGGCTGTCCGAGCCATCTCGCCCGCGCCGATTACACTTCCCTCCCACTCCACGGTCCTCACCGGGATGGTCCCGCCGTGGCACGGAGTTCGGGAGAACGGGATCTTCCGACTGGAGGACTCCCTTTCGACGATCCCCGAGCTGCTCCCTGAAGATGTCGCCACCGGTGCCTTCGTGGGAAGCGTCGTCCTTGCGGAGAAGTACAACCTGTCGCAAGGCTTCGACACCTACAACGACGACTTTTCCGGAACAGACGCCACCGGCGAAGGACACCTGGAGCGCACGGCCGGGGAGGTGTTCTCGGCCGCCTCGGACTGGCTGGCGGGATTCGATCCGGACGACCGCATCTTCCTCTGGACGCATGTCTTCGACCCGCACTACCCCTACCGGGCTCCCGCGCCCTGGCCGGGCACCGCGCTGGAGGCCTATGACGCCGAAGTGGCGTACACCGACCATCAGCTGGGACGCTTTCTGCGCTCGCTCGGCGACGGAAACCCGAGCCGCCTCCCGCTGGTGCTGGTGACGGCCGACCACGGGGAGTCCCTTGGCGGACACGGGGAACTCACGCACAGCCTGTTCGTCTATGACGACACGCAGCACATTCCGCTCCTTGTCACTGGGACCGCCGCCGGTCCGCAGCGACTGGACCCTTCGCTTCGAAGCCTGTTGGATGTGCCGGCGACGCTGCTGGACTTCTTCGATGGGTCGCCCCCGGATGCACGCAGAACGGGAGAGTCGCTCTTCCGACCCGCCCTCTCGGAAACCGCCTATGTGGAGACGCTGCACACGGAGCTCTACCGTGGCTGGAGCCCGCTCTACGGAGTCCGCACCCCGGACTGGAAGTACATCCGCGCGCCGCGCCCGGAGCTCTACGACCTTTGCACAGACCCCGGAGAGACGGTGAACCTCCACGCGGAGCGGCCGGAGATCGTGGGCGCCCTCTCATCAGCCCTCGACCGGATCCTGCTGCGCGAAGTCCCCGTTCACGCGCTGGCCCCGGAGACGGAAGCGATGGCTGAACTTCGCAGCCTCGGCTATGTGGCCACGGTCCGCCCGGGACGCCGGGCACGAAGGCTGGAGGGAGCCAAGGACCCGAAGGATGGCGTCAAGGGCTCGGTGGCTCTCTTCCGGGGAGAGCAGGCCATTCTCGATGGGGATCTCGTGCGGGCGGAGCGCTACTTCACCCAGACCATTCGCCTGGACCCGGAATGCAAGGAGGCGCACTCCTTCCTCGCCGGCGTGTATTTCACGTGGGGCCGGTATCCGCTGGCTGCCGATTACGCGCGCCGCGCGCTCGAACTGCCTCCCGACATGATGGAAGCGCCCATCTACGCGACGCTGGGGGAGATCTACCTCGCCATGGGTCGGCCGAAAGATGCCGTCGCCCCGCTGAAGAAAGCCGTGCAACTCGCGCCGCGCAGCGAACGGAATCGGAATCTTCTCGCCGAAGCGGAGCGCGCCCCCCGATGA
- a CDS encoding sulfatase-like hydrolase/transferase, with amino-acid sequence MRIGRWVLAVAMAWMCASCSRTAPGERPSGEALLLLTIDTLRSDRLGCYGDARARTPHLDRLARSGTQWATALAHAPLTLPSHTTILSGVIPPEHGVRDNGLYRVPGSLRLLPEVLGGAGWKTAAFVAAHPLAARYGLHRGFDLYREPHGSPGDGASGAVERRAESVVDEVADYVASEWSGDRRFVWAHFFDPHAPHDPPKAYRDAHPRDPYRGEVTYADAQTGRLLRILQSSAKTLRVCVTADHGESLGQHDESTHGVFVYEATTRVPLILAGPGVVPGTTIHTATGVRGVAAALTDWAGIALPPEFGAPLPRTGDSPGRGEPVFVESAYPLLRHGWAPPRGLRGERWKVIHAPRPEVYDLYADPGETRNLHGSADLPSRPQELLAMLAGPEWSVTLPASAPDAESEAALRSLGYAGAHPLPDAPGDSLPDAKDRVRIESYLSRAGSALEAGRAASARRALSSALGLDSRNKEAHLLLARVQAATGEVSRALETFRWCLSLPPASMNALVYYEAARVTLDAGLLDEAADFSRRACRIDPRHMEARFNWGVTAFRQDRPGEAAMHWEEVLRMDPEHPEASRWLPEARAMAAGRGDRE; translated from the coding sequence ATGAGGATCGGCCGATGGGTGCTCGCCGTGGCAATGGCCTGGATGTGCGCGTCCTGCTCCCGAACCGCACCGGGGGAGCGCCCTTCCGGCGAAGCCCTCCTGCTCCTGACGATCGATACGCTTCGGTCCGACCGCCTCGGGTGCTACGGCGACGCGCGAGCCCGCACTCCCCACCTCGACCGGCTGGCACGCTCCGGGACCCAGTGGGCCACGGCTCTGGCGCACGCCCCGCTCACGCTGCCGTCGCATACGACCATCCTGTCCGGCGTCATCCCACCCGAACACGGCGTCCGGGACAACGGCCTCTACCGCGTGCCCGGCAGCCTTCGTCTTCTTCCCGAAGTCCTGGGGGGTGCGGGCTGGAAGACGGCGGCCTTCGTGGCGGCGCACCCGCTCGCGGCGCGCTACGGCCTCCACCGCGGGTTCGATCTCTATCGGGAACCGCACGGATCGCCCGGCGACGGTGCCTCCGGAGCTGTGGAGAGGCGCGCTGAAAGCGTCGTGGATGAAGTGGCGGATTATGTGGCGTCGGAGTGGAGCGGAGATCGCCGCTTCGTCTGGGCCCACTTCTTCGACCCGCACGCCCCCCACGACCCGCCGAAGGCCTACCGCGACGCGCACCCGCGTGACCCCTACCGGGGCGAAGTGACCTATGCGGACGCCCAGACAGGTCGCCTCCTTCGGATTCTCCAGAGCTCCGCGAAGACCCTCCGGGTGTGCGTGACGGCCGACCACGGGGAGAGCCTCGGCCAGCATGACGAGAGCACGCACGGCGTCTTCGTGTATGAAGCGACAACACGCGTCCCACTCATCCTCGCGGGGCCGGGCGTTGTGCCGGGCACCACGATCCACACCGCCACCGGGGTGCGAGGCGTGGCCGCCGCGCTGACCGACTGGGCTGGAATCGCGCTCCCTCCCGAGTTCGGCGCACCACTCCCGCGCACCGGGGATTCGCCGGGGCGGGGCGAGCCGGTCTTCGTCGAGTCCGCGTACCCCCTTTTGCGGCACGGGTGGGCTCCGCCGCGCGGACTGCGCGGAGAACGCTGGAAGGTGATCCATGCACCCCGCCCGGAGGTCTACGACCTGTACGCGGATCCCGGCGAGACTCGCAACCTCCACGGCTCCGCCGACCTGCCCTCGCGCCCGCAGGAACTCCTCGCGATGCTGGCAGGCCCCGAGTGGAGCGTCACGCTGCCCGCGAGCGCACCGGACGCAGAGTCCGAAGCCGCCCTCCGAAGCCTCGGCTATGCGGGCGCCCACCCCTTGCCCGACGCCCCCGGTGACTCCCTCCCCGACGCGAAGGACCGTGTTCGGATCGAGTCGTATCTGTCACGAGCGGGAAGTGCCCTGGAGGCCGGTCGGGCCGCATCGGCCCGGCGGGCACTGTCCTCGGCGCTCGGTCTGGATTCCCGCAACAAGGAAGCGCATCTCCTTCTTGCCAGAGTCCAGGCTGCGACCGGCGAAGTCTCCCGCGCGCTGGAGACCTTTCGCTGGTGCCTGTCGCTGCCTCCGGCGTCGATGAACGCTCTGGTATACTACGAGGCGGCACGCGTCACCCTGGATGCCGGACTCCTCGACGAGGCGGCGGACTTCTCCCGGCGAGCGTGTCGGATCGACCCGCGCCACATGGAGGCCCGGTTCAACTGGGGAGTGACCGCATTCCGGCAAGACCGGCCCGGGGAAGCGGCGATGCACTGGGAGGAGGTTCTCCGAATGGACCCGGAACACCCGGAAGCTTCCAGATGGCTCCCGGAGGCGCGTGCCATGGCGGCAGGAAGGGGCGACAGGGAGTGA
- a CDS encoding sulfatase-like hydrolase/transferase, whose translation MTRITIPALTVLLAVGCTPGGEAPPRVTGPAPPPDVILITLDTFRADRAGCMGHPGGLTPVLDRVLRDGLLARTAFASAPLTAISHASLLSGLTPADHGVRDNATFPFPDSIPTLPEILARHDFRTAAVIAGFPLSSQFGFARGFDFFDEDLAPASGGSTYYAERPAGDVVAAALDLARKIPREDRLFLWAHFFDPHFPREPMPALAGFPAEDPYDLEIRGLDLELGRFLAAFSRLRERRPVLAIASDHGEALGGHGEMSHGVLLYQETMHALFGFHAPAGTPEGDRITRGIRKETARFEDLVPTLCDILSIPPPDGGAGHSLLNPEEPGRWAIGETYYPMFHYRWSPLLSARNERWTYVRAPVPELYDRRLDPGETRNLAAEYPEVVQEAESVLRAAESEPAFPGQTPQDDETREKLMALGYISGATGGEIRRNMNPAEMIGSVNALFRGITLYSKGRPDAALPYFRKAYQSDPGNVSAVYQLANCLRSVGETSVAISYYHMALRIDPRVGEAWAHLAFLSIEAGNADEAFRLIAEGLLHAPKSFALLMAAGDLHDEVGKPGEAEEYYRRVQSVEPDRPEPWEALARIAARQGRPADAATAWEEARKRNPALSRTLPERH comes from the coding sequence GTGACTCGGATCACCATTCCCGCACTGACGGTTCTGCTGGCTGTCGGATGCACACCGGGCGGAGAGGCTCCCCCACGCGTCACCGGCCCGGCGCCGCCGCCGGATGTCATCCTCATCACGCTGGACACCTTTCGCGCGGATCGCGCCGGATGCATGGGCCACCCGGGTGGACTCACGCCCGTGCTCGACCGAGTGCTGCGCGACGGCCTCCTCGCGCGGACGGCCTTTGCGTCCGCGCCGCTGACCGCCATCTCCCACGCCTCGCTCCTCTCCGGGCTCACTCCCGCTGACCACGGCGTGCGTGACAACGCCACCTTCCCCTTCCCGGACTCCATCCCGACGCTCCCGGAGATTCTAGCCCGGCACGACTTTCGGACGGCAGCCGTCATCGCGGGTTTCCCGCTCAGCAGTCAGTTCGGTTTCGCCCGCGGGTTCGATTTCTTTGACGAAGATCTCGCCCCGGCCTCCGGAGGAAGCACCTACTACGCGGAGCGGCCCGCCGGGGATGTCGTGGCGGCGGCGCTCGACCTCGCGCGGAAGATCCCCCGGGAAGACCGGCTGTTCCTCTGGGCGCACTTCTTCGACCCGCACTTCCCCCGGGAGCCGATGCCCGCGCTGGCCGGTTTCCCCGCAGAAGACCCGTACGATCTGGAGATTCGCGGGCTGGATCTGGAACTCGGTCGATTCCTGGCCGCGTTCTCCCGGCTCCGGGAACGAAGGCCCGTCCTTGCGATCGCCAGCGACCATGGAGAGGCCCTCGGCGGGCACGGGGAAATGAGCCACGGCGTTCTGCTTTACCAGGAAACCATGCACGCGCTCTTCGGTTTTCACGCCCCCGCCGGAACGCCCGAGGGCGACCGGATCACGCGAGGCATCCGCAAGGAGACCGCACGGTTTGAGGATCTCGTGCCCACGCTCTGCGACATCCTGAGCATTCCTCCACCCGATGGAGGAGCGGGGCATTCCCTGCTGAATCCGGAGGAACCGGGCCGATGGGCCATCGGCGAGACCTACTACCCCATGTTCCACTATCGGTGGAGCCCACTGCTCTCCGCGCGCAACGAGCGGTGGACCTATGTTCGCGCACCCGTGCCGGAACTCTATGACCGGCGCCTTGATCCCGGAGAAACGCGGAATCTCGCCGCGGAGTATCCCGAGGTCGTGCAGGAGGCGGAATCCGTTCTCCGCGCCGCGGAGTCCGAACCCGCTTTCCCCGGGCAGACCCCGCAGGACGATGAGACCCGGGAGAAGCTGATGGCGCTCGGATACATCTCCGGTGCCACCGGCGGTGAGATCCGACGGAACATGAACCCGGCCGAGATGATCGGCTCGGTCAACGCGCTCTTCCGGGGGATCACGCTATACAGCAAGGGGCGGCCGGACGCGGCGCTCCCCTACTTCCGAAAGGCGTACCAGTCAGATCCCGGGAATGTGTCCGCCGTGTACCAGCTGGCCAACTGCCTGCGTTCCGTCGGCGAGACTTCCGTCGCGATCTCCTACTACCACATGGCGCTCCGCATCGACCCGAGGGTCGGCGAAGCCTGGGCGCATCTGGCGTTTCTGTCCATCGAGGCCGGGAATGCGGACGAGGCCTTCCGACTCATCGCGGAGGGACTCCTCCACGCGCCGAAGAGCTTCGCCCTTCTCATGGCCGCCGGAGACCTCCATGACGAAGTCGGAAAACCCGGAGAGGCAGAGGAGTACTACCGCCGTGTTCAGTCCGTCGAGCCGGATCGCCCGGAACCGTGGGAGGCTCTGGCGCGCATCGCGGCGCGGCAGGGACGCCCGGCCGATGCCGCCACCGCCTGGGAAGAGGCGCGCAAGAGGAATCCCGCCCTCTCGCGCACGCTCCCGGAGAGGCACTGA